In the Helianthus annuus cultivar XRQ/B chromosome 11, HanXRQr2.0-SUNRISE, whole genome shotgun sequence genome, one interval contains:
- the LOC110883101 gene encoding uncharacterized protein LOC110883101: protein MAWHFKSESNSLWHKVIVALHSSRVGWEGFPIKKSLSGAWNNIVKVLINVKVGGIHIKNFFKGVIGNGNNISFWLDTWITDEPLKNKFPELFRIEAVKKCTIVNRLTDSNDKWIWSPQKDGSFLVKAVESLLSSDRNLGSNFVLEWCGWIPDKCNIRIWRAEMEKIPTKLALRKRNVLSGDPSCPLCCSADESAEHIFTACSVSAAVWNGISIWCKIPFIYVFLIKDLLGFHSSVPASAKKKEAIYGIVIIVCWSLWRARNRLVFSNVPVRIDRILSEVKAISFLWYSNRSTYKGVSWEE from the exons ATGGCTTGGCATTTTAAATCGGAGAGCAATAGTCTTTGGCATAAAGTTATTGTTGCGCTCCATTCTAGTCGAGTTGGGTGGGAAGGTTTTCCGATAAAAAAATCGTTAAGCGGTGCGTGGAATAACATTGTTAAGGTCCTTATTAACGTCAAAGTGGGTGGTATTCATATTAAGAATTTTTTTAAAGGTGTCATTGGGAACGGTAACAACATTTCGTTTTGGCTGGATACTTGGATCACCGATGAACCTCTCAAGAATAAATTTCCTGAGTTGTTTCGTATAGAGGCTGTTAAGAAATGCACTATTGTTAATCGA CTCACTGATAGTAATGATAAATGGATTTGGTCTCCTCAAAAAGACGGGTCGTTTTTAGTTAAGGCGGTGGAGTCTCTTCTCAGTTCGGACAGGAATTTGGGCTCCAATTTTGTGCTAGAATGGTGTGGTTGGATTCCTGACAAGTGCAATATACGTATTTGGAGAGCGGAAATGGAAAAAATTCCCACAAAGCTGGCGTTGAGGAAAAGAAACGTGCTATCCGGAGATCCGAGCTGCCCGTTATGCTGTTCTGCAGATGAATCGGCTGAGCACATTTTTACGGCCTGTTCGGTTTCGGCAGCCGTTTGGAACGGGATCAGCATATGGTGCAAGATTCCCTTTATTTACGTGTTTTTGATCAAGGATCTGCTCGGTTTTCACTCTTCTGTTCCTGCATCGGCTAAGAAAAAGGAGGCGATTTACGGTATAGTGATTATAGTGTGCTGGAGTCTTTGGCGGGCTAGAAACAGGTTGGTCTTTTCTAATGTTCCGGTTAGGATTGATAGGATTTTGAGCGAAGTGAAAGCTATTAGTTTCCTTTGGTATTCTAACAGATCTACGTACAAAGGGGTTAGTTGGGAAGAATGA